The proteins below are encoded in one region of Spirochaeta isovalerica:
- a CDS encoding DegT/DnrJ/EryC1/StrS family aminotransferase — protein MNRSTDFIPFAKPSTGPEEEEAAVRVIRSGWLTSGIEVKAFEKEFASYVGARHALAVNSATAGLHLALEALGIGPGDLVATTPYTFTATAEVIRYLGADPLFIDIEEESWNIDPLQFEKAVEEHRGKIKAVIPVHMGGHHCRMDEICRIAGKYGIRILEDAAHSFPVKTDKGYSGTIGDAGVYSFYANKTITTGEGGMVVTDSDELAKRISVMRLHGIDRDVWNRYTAKGGSWRYAVVEAGFKYNMTDIAAAIGREQLKKAESFYKSRKEIAEKYNRELEGLDFVTLPPHAEYHSWHLYILRIDPAKLDIDRDRFIECLGEEGIGTSVHYIPLHIMPYYSERYKLKPQDYPEALKKYGMSISLPVFPGMTADQTARVSDAVKRIGERHRRKTL, from the coding sequence ATGAACCGCAGTACTGATTTTATCCCCTTTGCGAAACCCAGCACCGGACCGGAAGAAGAGGAAGCGGCTGTCCGGGTTATCCGCAGCGGTTGGCTGACCAGCGGAATCGAGGTCAAAGCCTTCGAAAAGGAATTCGCCTCCTACGTAGGTGCCAGACATGCACTGGCGGTCAATTCCGCGACCGCCGGACTGCACCTGGCCCTTGAAGCTCTGGGCATAGGTCCCGGCGATCTGGTAGCGACGACGCCCTACACTTTTACAGCTACAGCCGAAGTGATACGTTACCTCGGAGCGGATCCGCTGTTTATCGATATCGAAGAGGAAAGCTGGAATATCGACCCGCTCCAATTCGAAAAAGCCGTGGAAGAGCACAGGGGAAAGATTAAAGCGGTCATACCCGTTCATATGGGCGGCCATCACTGCCGCATGGATGAGATCTGTCGAATTGCAGGGAAATACGGAATCAGGATTCTCGAAGACGCCGCTCACAGTTTTCCGGTAAAAACGGACAAAGGATATTCGGGAACGATCGGAGATGCGGGAGTTTACTCTTTCTACGCCAATAAGACCATAACCACCGGAGAAGGCGGCATGGTTGTAACGGACAGCGATGAATTAGCCAAAAGGATATCGGTTATGAGGCTCCACGGTATCGACAGAGATGTGTGGAACCGGTACACAGCCAAAGGCGGCTCGTGGCGGTACGCCGTCGTGGAAGCGGGTTTTAAATACAATATGACTGACATAGCCGCCGCTATCGGACGAGAGCAGCTGAAAAAGGCCGAATCATTCTATAAAAGCCGAAAAGAAATCGCCGAAAAGTACAACAGGGAGCTGGAAGGCCTGGACTTTGTCACTCTGCCTCCCCATGCGGAATACCACTCATGGCACCTTTATATTCTCAGGATTGATCCGGCCAAGCTCGATATCGACAGGGACCGTTTTATCGAATGCCTGGGAGAAGAAGGCATAGGAACATCGGTTCACTACATCCCGCTTCATATTATGCCCTATTACAGCGAACGCTATAAGCTGAAACCACAGGATTATCCGGAAGCCCTGAAAAAGTACGGCATGAGCATCAGTCTGCCTGTGTTTCCCGGAATGACTGCGGACCAGACCGCGAGAGTGTC